From a region of the Nitrospirota bacterium genome:
- a CDS encoding flagellar motor protein: MDIMTFVGIALALGSIIGGQALEGGHLGSIMQLTAFIIVMGGTIGAICVQNPLSVVIKGVTSLSLALFDPKSHAKEHIAQIVDLANISRKQGLLALEGKLKDIKDPLFRKGVQMIVDGTDAKVMQGMLELEVEHEEEEGVTAAKVWEAAGGYAPTVGILGAVLGLIHVMENLADPSKLGGGIAVAFVATVYGVGAANLFFLPLANKIKLKIKGTTTARTMMIEGLVGLAQGENPRMLQEKLEGYLPHSERAVEKKK; the protein is encoded by the coding sequence ATGGACATTATGACCTTCGTCGGGATCGCGCTTGCGCTCGGCTCGATCATCGGCGGCCAGGCGCTGGAAGGCGGACACCTCGGCTCCATCATGCAGCTGACCGCCTTCATCATCGTGATGGGGGGCACCATCGGGGCGATCTGCGTCCAGAATCCCCTGTCCGTGGTGATCAAGGGCGTGACCTCGCTGTCCCTCGCGCTGTTCGATCCCAAGAGCCATGCCAAGGAGCACATCGCCCAGATCGTGGACCTGGCGAATATCTCGCGCAAGCAAGGGCTGCTGGCGCTGGAGGGCAAGCTGAAAGACATCAAGGACCCGCTCTTCCGAAAGGGCGTGCAGATGATCGTGGACGGGACCGATGCCAAGGTGATGCAGGGCATGCTTGAGCTCGAGGTGGAGCATGAGGAGGAGGAGGGGGTGACCGCGGCCAAGGTGTGGGAGGCAGCCGGTGGCTACGCCCCGACGGTCGGGATTCTCGGCGCCGTGCTCGGGTTGATCCATGTGATGGAAAACCTGGCCGACCCCTCGAAGCTGGGCGGCGGCATCGCGGTTGCCTTCGTGGCGACCGTCTACGGGGTCGGCGCGGCCAACCTGTTCTTTTTGCCGCTCGCCAACAAGATCAAATTGAAAATCAAGGGCACGACCACGGCGCGTACGATGATGATCGAGGGGCTCGTCGGGCTGGCGCAGGGCGAGAATCCCCGCATGCTGCAGGAGAAGCTGGAAGGCTATCTGCCGCACAGCGAGCGTGCCGTCGAGAAAAAGAAGTGA
- a CDS encoding chemotaxis protein CheW: MITQKTDPARASDVYNTASAEHEASTEEFSQFVTCHVDGEEFAVDILSVQEIIRMVEITRVPKSPSFVEGVINLRGRIIPVLDLRRRLGVPEAARTAQSRIVVVMVRGRVVGLVVDSVSEVLRIPKSAMEPAPSLGATVGAEFIQGVGRLEDRLLTLLDLKRLLLPTDGAVSEAA; the protein is encoded by the coding sequence ATGATCACCCAGAAGACCGATCCGGCGAGAGCCAGCGATGTCTATAACACCGCGTCCGCCGAACACGAAGCAAGCACGGAGGAGTTTTCCCAGTTCGTCACCTGCCACGTGGACGGGGAGGAATTTGCGGTGGATATCCTGAGCGTTCAGGAGATCATCCGCATGGTCGAGATTACCAGAGTCCCCAAATCCCCGTCTTTCGTGGAAGGGGTCATCAACCTGCGCGGCCGCATCATCCCGGTGCTGGATCTGCGCCGGCGTCTGGGCGTACCGGAGGCGGCGCGGACGGCCCAGTCGCGCATCGTGGTGGTGATGGTGCGCGGGCGGGTGGTCGGTCTGGTCGTGGACTCGGTCTCGGAGGTGTTGCGGATTCCCAAGAGCGCCATGGAGCCGGCGCCGTCGCTGGGCGCGACCGTCGGCGCCGAGTTCATCCAAGGCGTCGGCCGGCTTGAGGACCGGCTGCTGACGCTCTTGGACCTGAAACGGCTCCTCTTGCCCACCGATGGGGCGGTGTCGGAAGCGGCCTGA
- a CDS encoding methyl-accepting chemotaxis protein, with amino-acid sequence MLQQMKIGPKFLMLITGVGLVVMAIGLWVTYQQNQVQLLGMLEMRGKVVQAQMEATRAYITKNYVAKVKAMPKSEMVVVKDHADNPKAVPLPATAMREIGEILGKDGILTARMVSATPLNPSNAPKDGFEEAAMRAIMGGAESYARVEEQNGEPFYRRATPDKAQVAACIGCHTDKKIGDTLGILSVSFPMVKAKQFAQDSFVKSAMVLIGMILAILAAMYGLLRVVVLKPLHQMTAITHDIAEGEGDLTKRVPVAGKDEINELAGWMNLFIEKLQGMIGKVAHVTDKVAAASVQLSATSEEMAKGADGLTARTAQTAAAVEEMNATVGEVAQNSGKAASIAQEAVETAKSGKDVVQETISGMQQLSDAVSQSATIIATLGKSSDQIGEIVRVIEDIADQTNLLALNAAIEAARAGEQGRGFAVVADEVRKLAERTTKATKEIGDMIRHIQQDTKGAVASMDEGTQKVNSGVDLVNKTGESLATIAERVTQTADMIRLIAVAAEEQSVATQQISGDLENVAKVSKESAGGATESAKASQDLSVLATELQTIVGGFKIAGSDKRRG; translated from the coding sequence ATGTTGCAGCAAATGAAAATCGGACCGAAGTTTCTCATGTTGATCACGGGCGTCGGGCTCGTGGTCATGGCCATCGGCCTGTGGGTGACCTACCAGCAAAACCAAGTCCAACTGTTGGGGATGCTGGAGATGCGTGGCAAAGTCGTGCAGGCGCAGATGGAAGCCACCCGCGCCTACATTACCAAGAACTATGTGGCCAAGGTCAAGGCTATGCCCAAGAGCGAGATGGTCGTGGTCAAGGACCATGCGGACAATCCCAAGGCGGTGCCGCTGCCGGCCACGGCCATGAGGGAAATCGGCGAGATACTGGGCAAGGACGGGATCTTGACGGCACGCATGGTGAGCGCGACCCCGCTGAATCCGAGCAATGCGCCCAAGGACGGCTTCGAGGAAGCGGCGATGAGGGCCATTATGGGCGGAGCCGAATCCTATGCGCGGGTGGAAGAGCAGAACGGAGAGCCCTTCTACCGCCGCGCGACCCCGGACAAGGCCCAGGTGGCCGCCTGCATCGGCTGCCATACGGACAAGAAAATCGGGGATACGCTGGGCATATTGTCGGTGTCCTTCCCGATGGTCAAGGCGAAACAATTTGCGCAGGATTCCTTTGTCAAGAGTGCGATGGTCCTCATCGGCATGATCCTGGCCATCCTGGCCGCGATGTACGGCCTCTTGCGCGTGGTTGTGCTGAAGCCCCTGCATCAGATGACGGCGATCACGCACGACATTGCCGAGGGCGAAGGCGATTTGACCAAGCGGGTGCCGGTGGCCGGGAAGGATGAGATCAACGAACTGGCCGGCTGGATGAACCTGTTCATCGAGAAATTGCAGGGGATGATCGGGAAAGTCGCCCATGTGACGGACAAGGTGGCGGCCGCGTCCGTTCAACTGTCCGCCACCTCCGAGGAGATGGCCAAGGGGGCCGACGGCTTGACGGCGCGGACGGCCCAGACCGCAGCCGCGGTGGAGGAAATGAACGCGACCGTCGGCGAGGTGGCCCAGAACTCCGGCAAGGCGGCCTCGATCGCCCAGGAAGCGGTGGAAACGGCCAAGAGCGGCAAGGACGTCGTGCAGGAGACGATTTCGGGGATGCAGCAGCTCTCCGACGCCGTGTCCCAGTCGGCGACGATCATCGCGACGCTCGGCAAATCGTCGGATCAGATCGGGGAGATCGTGCGGGTCATCGAGGACATCGCGGACCAGACCAACTTGCTGGCGTTGAATGCCGCGATTGAAGCGGCCCGGGCCGGCGAACAGGGCCGCGGGTTCGCGGTCGTCGCCGACGAGGTCCGGAAGCTGGCCGAGCGGACGACCAAAGCCACGAAGGAAATCGGCGACATGATCCGCCACATCCAACAGGACACCAAGGGGGCGGTGGCCTCGATGGACGAGGGGACGCAAAAGGTCAACAGCGGGGTCGATCTCGTCAACAAGACCGGCGAATCCCTGGCCACCATCGCCGAACGGGTGACGCAGACGGCGGACATGATCCGGCTGATCGCGGTCGCGGCGGAAGAGCAGTCCGTGGCCACTCAGCAGATCTCCGGCGATCTGGAGAACGTCGCCAAGGTCAGCAAGGAGTCGGCCGGCGGAGCCACGGAGTCGGCCAAGGCCAGCCAGGATCTCAGCGTGCTGGCGACGGAGCTGCAGACCATCGTCGGCGGGTTCAAAATCGCCGGCTCGGACAAGCGCAGGGGGTAA
- a CDS encoding chemotaxis response regulator protein-glutamate methylesterase, which produces MSQAPIKVLVVDDSTFMRKTISTMLSSDPRMTVVGMARDGEEAIRQVGTLHPDVVTLDVEMPGMNGLEALKKIMEIRPLPVIMVSSLTEEGAKETLKALELGAVDYLPKQLDGVSTNIVAIQQELIAKIIAAAGSAGKIARPNGSRPKPLPLPTLTQSALSVMRGNKIVAIGCSTGGPKALQDVLPLFPKDFPAGILVVQHMPKYFTKPFAERMNQLCQIEVREAEDGQVVAPGVALMAPGGLQMRVARRSALDVSITLAPNRENHLHAPSVDIMMQSVAEIYSGRGIGVILTGMGHDGLEGMKAIKGAKGRTVAQDEATCVVYGMPKAVVDGGYADKVVPLSHVAGEVMNMI; this is translated from the coding sequence ATGAGCCAGGCGCCGATCAAAGTTCTGGTGGTGGACGATTCCACCTTCATGCGCAAGACGATCAGCACCATGCTGAGCAGCGATCCGCGCATGACCGTGGTCGGCATGGCCCGGGACGGGGAGGAAGCCATCCGGCAGGTCGGGACGTTGCACCCGGACGTGGTGACGCTGGACGTCGAGATGCCGGGGATGAACGGGCTGGAGGCGCTCAAAAAGATCATGGAGATCAGGCCGCTCCCCGTCATCATGGTCAGCTCCCTGACCGAGGAGGGGGCGAAGGAAACTCTGAAAGCCCTGGAACTGGGCGCGGTGGATTATCTGCCCAAGCAACTGGACGGGGTCTCGACGAATATCGTGGCGATCCAGCAGGAGTTGATCGCCAAAATCATCGCGGCGGCCGGTTCGGCGGGCAAGATTGCCAGGCCCAACGGCAGCCGGCCGAAGCCCCTGCCGCTGCCGACGCTCACGCAATCGGCCCTCAGCGTGATGCGGGGCAACAAGATCGTCGCCATCGGCTGTTCGACCGGGGGACCGAAGGCGCTCCAGGATGTCCTGCCCCTGTTCCCGAAAGATTTTCCGGCCGGCATCCTGGTCGTCCAGCACATGCCGAAATACTTTACCAAGCCCTTCGCGGAGCGGATGAACCAGCTCTGCCAGATCGAGGTGCGTGAGGCGGAGGACGGCCAGGTGGTCGCCCCCGGGGTCGCCTTGATGGCGCCGGGCGGCTTGCAGATGCGGGTGGCCCGGCGGAGCGCGCTCGATGTGTCGATCACCCTGGCGCCCAACCGAGAAAACCATCTCCACGCGCCTTCCGTGGACATCATGATGCAGTCGGTGGCCGAGATCTATTCGGGGCGCGGGATCGGCGTCATCCTGACCGGCATGGGCCACGACGGGCTGGAGGGGATGAAGGCCATCAAGGGGGCCAAGGGCCGGACGGTGGCCCAGGACGAGGCGACTTGCGTGGTCTACGGCATGCCCAAGGCGGTGGTGGACGGAGGCTATGCGGACAAGGTCGTGCCTCTGTCTCACGTCGCGGGCGAAGTGATGAACATGATTTAG